Proteins encoded within one genomic window of Oryza glaberrima chromosome 12, OglaRS2, whole genome shotgun sequence:
- the LOC127758076 gene encoding uncharacterized protein LOC127758076 — protein MGADGGGGGGRKSSSPAGKPAEAARAGSLLAGLPSRGNFVADSIASSMGGLPVYVCLHDTAPPEGQVIDTDTTNILIRSLQLSKQKNEAKDVGSRTPGESSKGKRSASRLLDGKNPSKRANTGSTAGSSAHGELGSVFSEQTLQSFTVEKLRILLKERGLSPKGKKDELIARLIESSE, from the exons ATGGGcgccgatggcggcggtggcggaggccggaagagctcgtcgccggccgggaAGCCAGCGGAGGCGGCACGGGCGGGGAGCCTGCTCGCCGGACTCCCCTCGCGGGGCAACTTCGTCGCCGACAGCATCGCGTCCAGCATG GGAGGCCTCCCGGTTTATGTCTGCCTGCACGACACCGCTCCTCCAG AGGGACAAGTTATAGACACAGACACCACAAACATTTTAATCAGATCTCTCCAGTTGAGCAAACAGAAAAATGAGGCAAAAGATGTAGGATCAAGGACTCCAGGAGAAAGCAGCAAGGGGAAAAG GTCTGCTTCCAGACTTTTAGATGGCAAGAATCCATCTAAAAGAGCTAACACTGGCAGCACAGCAGGGTCATCTGCCCATG GGGAATTGGGATCTGTTTTTTCTGAGCAGACGCTCCAATCATTTACGGTGGAGAAGTTGCGTATTCTTCTGAAAGAGAGAGGGCTCTCACCAAAAGGCAAAAAG GATGAACTGATCGCCCGCTTAATTGAGTCCTCGGAGTGA